The Accipiter gentilis chromosome 19, bAccGen1.1, whole genome shotgun sequence genome has a window encoding:
- the N4BP2L1 gene encoding NEDD4-binding protein 2-like 1: MDERLLRALGGLSLQPPRGRFGGRTVLLLRGLPGAGKSTLARQLKRDYPSAVVLSTDDFFIENGVYMFEPDFLEDAHKWNQKRARKAMKNGKSPIIIDNTNIHAWEMKPYVLMARENGYEVIFQEPDTPWKFNVQELTRRNIHHVPRQKIQRMKEQYEHNVTFHSVLRAEKPSRDERSSSGPNAAHGMGARSNPPPAFSNRRLHMPFN, encoded by the exons ATGGATGAGCGGCTGCTGCGGGCCCTGGGGGGGCTCAGCCTGCAGCCCCCGCGGGGTCGCTTCGGCGGGAGGacggtgctgctgctgcgggggctgCCGGGCGCCGGGAAGAGCACCCTGGCCAG acaactgAAACGTGACTATCCCAGTGCTGTAGTTCTTAGTACTGATGACTTCTTTATCGAAAATGGCGTATACATGTTTGAGCCTGACTTCCTAGAGGATGCGCACAAATGGAACCAAAAGAGAG CACGCAAGGCAATGAAGAATGGGAAAAGCCCCATCATTATTGATAATACCAACATCCATGCTTGGGAGATGAAGCCGTACGTGCTGATG GCACGTGAAAATGGATATGAGGTTATATTCCAAGAACCAGATACACCCTGGAAGTTCAATGTTCAAGAACTGACAAG AAGGAATATTCATCATGTCCCTCGACAAAAGATACAACGGATGAAAGAACAATATGAGCACAATGTTACCTTCCACAGTGTTCTTCGGGCTGAAAAACCAAGCAGAGATGAGAGAAGCTCCAGTGGACCAAATGCAGCTCATGGCATGGGTGCCCGTTCCAacccccctccagccttctcgaaCAGAAGACTTCACATGCCATTTAACTGA